Part of the Capsicum annuum cultivar UCD-10X-F1 chromosome 12, UCD10Xv1.1, whole genome shotgun sequence genome is shown below.
TGTCAGTGGACCCTGCAAACTTGGCCTTCATATCAGTTCTACTCCTCTCAAGGCTATCCTCCAATGCCTTCAGTTTGGCTTCCTTCTCAGCTCTCTTAGAATTCCATTCTTCCCTAAGTTTTGCATCTCGTTTCTGCATATATATCTCATAGAATTTTCCTCGAGAGCCATCTGAAAAACTAAGCTCAGAGGAAGTCCTACTTAAAAGATCTCCAAAAGTCTGATTGTCAGTCTCTTTAATCGGTGGAGTAATAGCGGATCTATCTACATCATCGGAATTTGTGGCAGACTCTTTCAACATGTAATTGTCAGATAATTGAACAAGAGCATCATCTACATCAGGCTTCTTGTTGGAAGAAATTGCAACTTGCCGGCCTTGCATGTTGCTGGCCTTGCTTTTCCTGGTAGAATTATATAGGTCTTCTGGGACACATAGTTTGTACTCAGCAAAAAGCCTTTCAAGCTCATTAGCTTTCATTTTCAACTCGTCATTCAACTCCTGATTTCCTTTTGACTGCCTTACCCTCTGAAGTTTACCTATAGGGGGTGTCAAAAATGACTTGGGTCCATCCTGAGCCTCCATAAACATTTTGCCGGACAACATCAGTTTGCCAGTTCCAGAATTGCTTTCATCTCTGCTATCTTGTGCCTTCCTGATCTGGTCAGCGGCAGCACCTTGTGTTTTAAGCTTCATTAGTTGCTGTCTGAAATCCTCTCCATTTGATGCAGAAGCACCTGCTAATTTCTCAGATGGGCCCAACTCATCCTCACCAACTTCCTCAATTTTGTCAGGGGATCGCCATCTTGATTGCAGGTACAGAGAATCATTTTCAATGCCTTTAGCAGAAAACGATTCTGTAACTTCTACTCTAGAACTGCTATCCAACGGCACAGAGTCCTCTGTAATCCTTTGAGAGGACTTATCTCGTAACCACAAAACTGAAAGATCACTTGATCCCAGTTCCTCCTGATTCCAAATCTTGGCCTTCACAGCTTCACGCTCTTGCCGAGCACCATGATTCTTCAGGCCAGCAGCCTTATGAATCAATTCGCCTTTATTCCCTCCAAACTCATCACCTCCTTGGGACCCTTTGAAGTTTGAGTTGGGAGTTGAAGCAATTAGATTGTGCTTACTGCCAGGGGATGTGAGAAATTGTCCTCCAGGTTCCATTTGATTTTTCAGACTCTTTTCGTCAGCCCTTCTAATAAGTGTGATTGACCTGGACTTTCCACTAGCTTGTTCTTTCCATCCATCGGTATCAAGGATATCTGAAGTAGAATTTGATATAGACTTGGAAGAATCTTCTATATTCCTGTAAGAACCAGTTAATCGCTTCGCATCAGACACCTCTTCCTTTTCATTTGTATATGGAATCCTAAAATTATCATCTGTCTGTTCATTTAATTTGCTGTCACCAATCATAGATGAAACACTGCATAAATTTGGCCTGCCAAAGCTTGCTGTATCAGTCAAACTTGATGCCTTTTGGTCCTTTGACTTGGACTGAAAAACAGAGGCAGAAGAAGGGGTGCATTGAGGGCTCTCAGTGTCCTTGTCACCAGTCAAATCAATGGTCACATCACTGGCACCACTCCATCTTCTCAACACCGCCTTTTCAATGACAGGTGGGGTTGAGACACCAGATGATAACCTCTGAAGTTCTACAGGTTTTCCAACCACTGGCTTGCCAGTGCTCCCAGAACTTTCCTCCTTCTGCTTGTTCTCAAACAAGCTGATACGGTCCTGCACACTGAGCCGCCTTTTATGTCTACTAAGCTCGGCTGATTCGGCTTGCTTGGGTGAAGTGTCGACTTCCTTTTCTTTCTGAGCGATGACATCCCTTTCCTTACTCTTCTCTTCTGATTTTACATTTGATTCTCTATTGTAATGTTGCGAGGGGGGTGTCAGTTGCTGACATTGCGAGGACA
Proteins encoded:
- the LOC107850935 gene encoding uncharacterized protein LOC107850935 isoform X1; translated protein: MESNMPLDDAVFQLSPKRSRCELFVFSDGNMEKLASGLLKPFVTHLKVAEEQNALAAQSIKLEVNKRKNSETWFTKGTLERFVRFVSTPEVLELVNTLGAEMSQLEAARRIYSQGEGYQFSSTGSGGSGVTVAADATKKELLRAIDVRLIAVQQDLIAASSRAAAAGFNLDTVSELQMFADQFGAHRLNEACNKFISLSERWPDLISPWKGMQRDDQAVRCSYGSDMSIDEDPAISDQPPTLSHSTSRESYFIKQQHPHHLNQCMSSQCQQLTPPSQHYNRESNVKSEEKSKERDVIAQKEKEVDTSPKQAESAELSRHKRRLSVQDRISLFENKQKEESSGSTGKPVVGKPVELQRLSSGVSTPPVIEKAVLRRWSGASDVTIDLTGDKDTESPQCTPSSASVFQSKSKDQKASSLTDTASFGRPNLCSVSSMIGDSKLNEQTDDNFRIPYTNEKEEVSDAKRLTGSYRNIEDSSKSISNSTSDILDTDGWKEQASGKSRSITLIRRADEKSLKNQMEPGGQFLTSPGSKHNLIASTPNSNFKGSQGGDEFGGNKGELIHKAAGLKNHGARQEREAVKAKIWNQEELGSSDLSVLWLRDKSSQRITEDSVPLDSSSRVEVTESFSAKGIENDSLYLQSRWRSPDKIEEVGEDELGPSEKLAGASASNGEDFRQQLMKLKTQGAAADQIRKAQDSRDESNSGTGKLMLSGKMFMEAQDGPKSFLTPPIGKLQRVRQSKGNQELNDELKMKANELERLFAEYKLCVPEDLYNSTRKSKASNMQGRQVAISSNKKPDVDDALVQLSDNYMLKESATNSDDVDRSAITPPIKETDNQTFGDLLSRTSSELSFSDGSRGKFYEIYMQKRDAKLREEWNSKRAEKEAKLKALEDSLERSRTDMKAKFAGSTDKVSAVSGVRRRAERLQSFNSRSILRRDQQQLVFEQTDEEGIPEFPKRKKYGKDKSFDETFVGEDRSKNTRNKKLFPVKSFSSSTPCTSVVPVPRFGRKASSSTSGRRRFPYDNPLAQSVPNFSVIRKENTKSSSAVGKTTRSQS
- the LOC107850935 gene encoding uncharacterized protein LOC107850935 isoform X3; this translates as MESNMPLDDAVFQLSPKRSRCELFVFSDGNMEKLASGLLKPFVTHLKVAEEQNALAAQSIKLEVNKRKNSETWFTKGTLERFVRFVSTPEVLELVNTLGAEMSQLEAARRIYSQGEGYQFSSTGSGGSGVTVAADATKKELLRAIDVRLIAVQQDLIAASSRAAAAGFNLDTVSELQMFADQFGAHRLNEACNKFISLSERWPDLISPWKGMQRDDQAVRCSYGSDMSIDEDPAISDQPPTLSHSTSRESYFIKQQHPHHLNQCMSSQCQQLTPPSQHYNRESNVKSEEKSKERDVIAQKEKEVDTSPKQAESAELSRHKRRLSVQDRISLFENKQKEESSGSTGKPVVGKPVELQRLSSGVSTPPVIEKAVLRRWSGASDVTIDLTGDKDTESPQCTPSSASVFQSKSKDQKASSLTDTASFGRPNLCSVSSMIGDSKLNEQTDDNFRIPYTNEKEEVSDAKRLTGSYRNIEDSSKSISNSTSDILDTDGWKEQASGKSRSITLIRRADEKSLKNQMEPGGQFLTSPGSKHNLIASTPNSNFKGSQGGDEFGGNKGELIHKAAGLKNHGARQEREAVKAKIWNQEELGSSDLSVLWLRDKSSQRITEDSVPLDSSSRVEVTESFSAKGIENDSLYLQSRWRSPDKIEEVGEDELGPSEKLAGASASNGEDFRQQLMKLKTQGAAADQIRKAQDSRDESNSGTGKLMLSGKMFMEAQDGPKSFLTPPIGKLQRVRQSKGNQELNDELKMKANELERLFAEYKLCVPEDLYNSTRKSKASNMQGRQVAISSNKKPDVDDALVQLSDNYMLKESATNSDDVDRSAITPPIKETDNQTFGDLLSRTSSELSFSDGSRGKFYEIYMQKRDAKLREEWNSKRAEKEAKLKALEDSLERSRTDMKAKFAGSTDKVSAVSGVRRRAERLQSFNSRSILRRDQKFPLTATISF
- the LOC107850935 gene encoding uncharacterized protein LOC107850935 isoform X5, translating into MFADQFGAHRLNEACNKFISLSERWPDLISPWKGMQRDDQAVRCSYGSDMSIDEDPAISDQPPTLSHSTSRESYFIKQQHPHHLNQCMSSQCQQLTPPSQHYNRESNVKSEEKSKERDVIAQKEKEVDTSPKQAESAELSRHKRRLSVQDRISLFENKQKEESSGSTGKPVVGKPVELQRLSSGVSTPPVIEKAVLRRWSGASDVTIDLTGDKDTESPQCTPSSASVFQSKSKDQKASSLTDTASFGRPNLCSVSSMIGDSKLNEQTDDNFRIPYTNEKEEVSDAKRLTGSYRNIEDSSKSISNSTSDILDTDGWKEQASGKSRSITLIRRADEKSLKNQMEPGGQFLTSPGSKHNLIASTPNSNFKGSQGGDEFGGNKGELIHKAAGLKNHGARQEREAVKAKIWNQEELGSSDLSVLWLRDKSSQRITEDSVPLDSSSRVEVTESFSAKGIENDSLYLQSRWRSPDKIEEVGEDELGPSEKLAGASASNGEDFRQQLMKLKTQGAAADQIRKAQDSRDESNSGTGKLMLSGKMFMEAQDGPKSFLTPPIGKLQRVRQSKGNQELNDELKMKANELERLFAEYKLCVPEDLYNSTRKSKASNMQGRQVAISSNKKPDVDDALVQLSDNYMLKESATNSDDVDRSAITPPIKETDNQTFGDLLSRTSSELSFSDGSRGKFYEIYMQKRDAKLREEWNSKRAEKEAKLKALEDSLERSRTDMKAKFAGSTDKVSAVSGVRRRAERLQSFNSRSILRRDQQQLVFEQTDEEGIPEFPKRKKYGKDKSFDETFVGEDRSKNTRNKKLFPVKSFSSSTPCTSVVPVPRFGRKASSSTSGRRRFPYDNPLAQSVPNFSVIRKENTKSSSAVGKTTRSQS
- the LOC107850935 gene encoding uncharacterized protein LOC107850935 isoform X4, which produces MESNMPLDDAVFQLSPKRSRCELFVFSDGNMEKLASGLLKPFVTHLKVAEEQNALAAQSIKLEVNKRKNSETWFTKGTLERFVRFVSTPEVLELVNTLGAEMSQLEAARRIYSQGEGYQFSSTGSGGSGVTVAADATKKELLRAIDVRLIAVQQDLIAASSRAAAAGFNLDTVSELQMFADQFGAHRLNEACNKFISLSERWPDLISPWKGMQRDDQAVRCSYGSDMSIDEDPAISDQPPTLSHSTSRESYFIKQQHPHHLNQCMSSQCQQLTPPSQHYNRESNVKSEEKSKERDVIAQKEKEVDTSPKQAESAELSRHKRRLSVQDRISLFENKQKEESSGSTGKPVVGKPVELQRLSSGVSTPPVIEKAVLRRWSGASDVTIDLTGDKDTESPQCTPSSASVFQSKSKDQKASSLTDTASFGRPNLCSVSSMIGDSKLNEQTDDNFRIPYTNEKEEVSDAKRLTGSYRNIEDSSKSISNSTSDILDTDGWKEQASGKSRSITLIRRADEKSLKNQMEPGGQFLTSPGSKHNLIASTPNSNFKGSQGGDEFGGNKGELIHKAAGLKNHGARQEREAVKAKIWNQEELGSSDLSVLWLRDKSSQRITEDSVPLDSSSRVEVTESFSAKGIENDSLYLQSRWRSPDKIEEVGEDELGPSEKLAGASASNGEDFRQQLMKLKTQGAAADQIRKAQDSRDESNSGTGKLMLSGKMFMEAQDGPKSFLTPPIGKLQRVRQSKGNQELNDELKMKANELERLFAEYKLCVPEDLYNSTRKSKASNMQGRQVAISSNKKPDVDDALVQLSDNYMLKESATNSDDVDRSAITPPIKETDNQTFGDLLSRTSSELSFSDGSRGKFYEIYMQKRDAKLREEWNSKRAEKEAKLKALEDSLERSRTDMKAKFAGSTDKVSAVSGVRRRAERLQSFNSRSILRRDQFPLTATISF
- the LOC107850935 gene encoding uncharacterized protein LOC107850935 isoform X2 codes for the protein MEKLASGLLKPFVTHLKVAEEQNALAAQSIKLEVNKRKNSETWFTKGTLERFVRFVSTPEVLELVNTLGAEMSQLEAARRIYSQGEGYQFSSTGSGGSGVTVAADATKKELLRAIDVRLIAVQQDLIAASSRAAAAGFNLDTVSELQMFADQFGAHRLNEACNKFISLSERWPDLISPWKGMQRDDQAVRCSYGSDMSIDEDPAISDQPPTLSHSTSRESYFIKQQHPHHLNQCMSSQCQQLTPPSQHYNRESNVKSEEKSKERDVIAQKEKEVDTSPKQAESAELSRHKRRLSVQDRISLFENKQKEESSGSTGKPVVGKPVELQRLSSGVSTPPVIEKAVLRRWSGASDVTIDLTGDKDTESPQCTPSSASVFQSKSKDQKASSLTDTASFGRPNLCSVSSMIGDSKLNEQTDDNFRIPYTNEKEEVSDAKRLTGSYRNIEDSSKSISNSTSDILDTDGWKEQASGKSRSITLIRRADEKSLKNQMEPGGQFLTSPGSKHNLIASTPNSNFKGSQGGDEFGGNKGELIHKAAGLKNHGARQEREAVKAKIWNQEELGSSDLSVLWLRDKSSQRITEDSVPLDSSSRVEVTESFSAKGIENDSLYLQSRWRSPDKIEEVGEDELGPSEKLAGASASNGEDFRQQLMKLKTQGAAADQIRKAQDSRDESNSGTGKLMLSGKMFMEAQDGPKSFLTPPIGKLQRVRQSKGNQELNDELKMKANELERLFAEYKLCVPEDLYNSTRKSKASNMQGRQVAISSNKKPDVDDALVQLSDNYMLKESATNSDDVDRSAITPPIKETDNQTFGDLLSRTSSELSFSDGSRGKFYEIYMQKRDAKLREEWNSKRAEKEAKLKALEDSLERSRTDMKAKFAGSTDKVSAVSGVRRRAERLQSFNSRSILRRDQQQLVFEQTDEEGIPEFPKRKKYGKDKSFDETFVGEDRSKNTRNKKLFPVKSFSSSTPCTSVVPVPRFGRKASSSTSGRRRFPYDNPLAQSVPNFSVIRKENTKSSSAVGKTTRSQS